A DNA window from Vigna unguiculata cultivar IT97K-499-35 chromosome 10, ASM411807v1, whole genome shotgun sequence contains the following coding sequences:
- the LOC114167360 gene encoding LOW QUALITY PROTEIN: uncharacterized protein LOC114167360 (The sequence of the model RefSeq protein was modified relative to this genomic sequence to represent the inferred CDS: inserted 2 bases in 1 codon), with product MGNEEEEELVAEVEAVEAVYGTDCTVLSSFPPHFHLFLKPRTADVSSQQFVEAVLEIRATLQYPKEPPSIELVDCKGLDEQRQKHLLNYIQSKACEISPCLMLVALCEEAVEKLSAMNHPDGDCPLCLFPLVPEDQQSETLPFMKLMSCFHCFHSECIIRWWKWLQSSKEPDSANTDSVAAHRNHDNHKKMEESVGNCPVCRKPFLAKDLDHVLALVGSYSSQLTSDNEELNDEDTLLQSENEIIRRHKFKAILNLQKENSGLIEPKKDIVILTGMYLPQPVAMPSSTSTKESDEQTQNEPPAVVSAKHVGGTSNGPSSSRQRNFGPRRQKARSDMXNPRKPVQQWVRRDTPSNKQ from the exons ATGGGGAACGAAGAAGAAGAGGAATTGGTGGCTGAAGTTGAAGCAGTGGAAGCCGTGTATGGAACCGATTGCACCGTTCTCAGTTCATTTCCTCCCCATTTTCACCTCTTTCTCAAACCCAGAACTGCTGATGTTTCCTCCCAACAG TTTGTGGAAGCCGTTCTCGAGATACGAGCTACCTTACAG TATCCAAAAGAACCACCTTCTATTGAGCTTGTGGATTGCAAGGGTCTGGATGAACAGAGACAGAAACATCTATTAAATTACATACAAAGTAAAGCCTGTGAGATCTCCCCTTGTTTAATGCTTGTAGCTCTTTGTGAG GAAGCTGTTGAGAAACTGTCAGCTATGAATCATCCTGATGGTGATTGTCCATTGTGTTTATTCCCTTTGGTCCCAGAAGATCAGCAAAGCGAAACTTTGCCTTTTATGAAGTTAATGTCTTGTTTTCACTGCTTCCACAG TGAATGTATCATTAGATGGTGGAAATGGCTTCAAAGTTCTAAAGAACCAGACTCTGCCAATACAGACAGTGTAGCTGCACATCGGAACCATG aCAATCATAAGAAAATGGAAGAGAGTGTGGGAAATTGTCCCGTCTGTCGCAAACCTTTTCTTGCCAAGGATTTGGACCATGTGCTTGCCCTAGTTGGATCATACTCTTCCCAATTG ACTTCAGACAATGAAGAACTCAACGATGAAGATACGCTCCTTCAATCAGAGAATGAGATCATTAGGAGACATAAATTTAAAGCCATCCTAAATTTACAGAAGGAGAACAGTGGCTTGATTGAACCCAAAAAAGATATAGTCATATTAACTGGTATGTATCTTCCACAACCAGTTGCAATGCCGAGCTCCACATCAACCAAGGAATCTGATGAGCAGACACAAAATGAACCACCTGCAGTTGTGTCAGCAAAACACGTCGGTGGGACGTCAAATGGACCCAGTTCTAGCAGGCAGAGGAATTTCGGTCCAAGGAGGCAGAAAGCAAGAAGTGATAT AAATCCAAGAAAACCAGTTCAACAGTGGGTAAGAAGAGATACTCCCAGCAATAAGCAATAG
- the LOC114166904 gene encoding phospholipase A(1) DAD1, chloroplastic-like, whose translation MKLVASSISQANPNCSSFESNLSSQFNKSLPSWNQLKPFSTKCNFPKLTHKWKQYQGINHWEGLLDPLDDNLRWEILRYGHFVDASYNSFDFDPTSLTYATSLYSKRSLLKKCGLENYGYKISKYLYVTCGIHVPACINKFFKKLCTRSSLIGYIAVCVNDKEIVRLGRRDIIIAFRGTVTCLEWLENLRVSLTHLPGLVTGEDGVGPMVQKGFLSLYTSKTSKRASLQEMIRKKIGRVIQRYTNEPLSLTLTGHSLGAALAILSANDITTTFKNAPMVTVISFGGPRVGNESFRKQLEQKGIKILRIVNSDDVVTKVPGFIVNLDELESNKDVSVGIWSRWLYKYTENMQLVYVDIGQELRLSSRDFPCLNKRDVAMCHDLKTYLHLVKNFVSSSCACKHKKIHSVQP comes from the coding sequence ATGAAGCTTGTAGCATCCTCTATTTCTCAAGCCAACCCTAATTGTTCATCTTTTGAATCCAACCTAAGCTCACAATTCAACAAGTCTTTACCATCATGGAACCAACTCAAACCTTTCTCAACCAAATGCAACTTTCCCAAACTTACACACAAATGGAAGCAATACCAAGGAATTAACCATTGGGAAGGTTTGTTGGATCCTCTTGATGATAACCTACGTTGGGAAATCTTAAGATATGGTCATTTTGTAGATGCTAGCTATAACTCTTTTGATTTTGACCCAACTTCTCTTACTTATGCCACATCTCTTTATTCAAAAAgatcacttttgaaaaagtgtggGTTGGAAAATTATGGGTATAAGATATCCAAATATTTATATGTCACATGTGGAATTCATGTGCCAGCttgcataaataaatttttcaaaaagttgTGTACTCGATCTAGTTTGATTGGCTACATAGCAGTATGTGTAAATGATAAAGAAATTGTTCGACTCGGTCGACGAGACATTATTATTGCTTTTAGAGGAACGGTTACATGTTTGGAGTGGTTGGAAAACTTACGAGTCTCCTTAACACACTTGCCAGGTCTTGTCACAGGAGAAGATGGTGTTGGTCCCATGGTGCAAAAAGGGTTTTTGAGTCTTTACACGTCCAAAACCTCTAAACGTGCAAGCTTGCAAGAGATGATAAGAAAAAAGATTGGAAGAGTGATTCAGAGATACACCAACGAGCCTCTTAGTTTAACCCTAACGGGTCATAGTCTTGGAGCCGCACTCGCGATTTTGAGTGCGAATGATATAACCACCACTTTCAAGAATGCGCCGATGGTTACGGTTATATCATTTGGAGGACCTCGTGTGGGAAATGAGAGTTTTAGGAAGCAGTTAGAGCAAAAAGGAATTAAGATACTACGAATAGTGAACTCTGATGATGTTGTTACAAAAGTTCCGGGGTTTATTGTGAATTTAGATGAATTGGAAAGTAATAAAGATGTTAGTGTGGGAATTTGGTCAAGATGGTTGTACAAGTACACAGAAAACATGCAATTGGTGTATGTTGACATTGGACAAGAGTTAAGACTAAGTAGTAGGGATTTTCCATGCCTCAATAAGAGAGATGTTGCCATGTGTCATGACCTCAAAACATATCTTCatttggtcaaaaattttgtaaGCTCCTCTTGTGCTTGCAAACACAAAAAGATTCATTCTGTTCAGCCATGA